The following are from one region of the Sphingomonas sp. J315 genome:
- the pabB gene encoding aminodeoxychorismate synthase component I: MRPDTPFVLLDDARPGGSDARLYTVPVRVVVAHRPEEVTPALAALDAARGEGLHAAGYIAYEAGHAIETRLAGLSRTKSDTPLLWFGLFETAEHLAPDTVAARLPDPAGGWVGRPAPGISRADYDIAFARVHDWIEAGDIYQANLTFRAAVRVAGDPLAAYAAIRARAAAGYGGIVWTGSDWLLSFSPELFFALRRGELIARPMKGTTPRGATPEADDAARAELALDEKQRAENLMIVDLMRNDLTRIAAPGSVHVPELFKVETYPTLHTMVSTVAAKLAPDIGPGQALAAIFPCGSVTGAPKIRAMEVIAAVEPDARGAYTGSIGRIDPDGDAAFNVAIRTLHLRDGADEATIGLGSGVVADSRAGEEWDECLAKGAFLTRGQRRFDLIETMAFDPVGGIALLERHLERMRASAGAFGIPFDRHGVRNELQAATFRLRHPAKVRLLLSPEGRLAIGTGPMPGAPYGPVTVALARRQVAPRDFRLVHKTSDRSPWPRVAGGVGDGIRR; the protein is encoded by the coding sequence ATGCGACCCGACACACCGTTTGTGCTGCTCGACGATGCCCGGCCGGGGGGCAGTGACGCGCGGCTCTACACCGTGCCGGTGCGGGTGGTCGTCGCACATCGCCCGGAAGAGGTCACACCTGCGCTCGCCGCGCTGGACGCCGCGCGGGGCGAGGGACTGCATGCGGCGGGCTATATCGCTTACGAGGCCGGACATGCGATCGAGACACGACTTGCCGGGCTGAGCCGCACGAAAAGCGATACGCCGCTCTTGTGGTTCGGATTGTTCGAGACGGCCGAGCATCTGGCCCCAGACACCGTCGCCGCACGGCTGCCCGACCCGGCGGGGGGTTGGGTCGGACGGCCCGCACCGGGGATTAGCCGCGCCGACTATGACATTGCCTTTGCCCGCGTGCATGACTGGATCGAGGCGGGGGATATCTATCAAGCCAATTTGACCTTTCGAGCTGCGGTGCGCGTCGCGGGCGACCCGCTTGCCGCCTATGCCGCGATCCGCGCGCGGGCGGCGGCGGGCTATGGCGGGATTGTGTGGACTGGCAGCGACTGGCTGTTGTCCTTCTCGCCCGAATTGTTCTTTGCGCTCCGCAGAGGCGAGCTGATCGCGCGACCGATGAAGGGGACGACGCCGCGCGGTGCTACGCCGGAGGCAGATGACGCGGCGCGGGCCGAACTGGCGCTGGACGAAAAGCAGCGCGCCGAAAATCTGATGATCGTCGATCTGATGCGCAACGACCTCACCCGGATCGCCGCGCCGGGCAGCGTGCATGTGCCCGAATTGTTCAAGGTCGAAACCTATCCGACGCTGCACACCATGGTGTCGACCGTCGCGGCAAAGCTCGCGCCCGACATCGGCCCGGGGCAGGCGCTGGCGGCGATCTTCCCGTGCGGGTCGGTGACCGGCGCGCCCAAGATTCGGGCGATGGAGGTGATCGCGGCGGTCGAGCCCGATGCGCGCGGTGCCTATACCGGATCGATCGGGCGGATCGATCCGGATGGCGACGCCGCGTTCAATGTCGCAATTCGCACGCTGCATTTGCGCGATGGAGCCGATGAAGCGACGATTGGCCTCGGCTCGGGCGTGGTTGCCGATTCGCGCGCGGGTGAGGAATGGGACGAATGCCTGGCCAAGGGCGCATTCCTGACGCGGGGCCAGCGGCGCTTCGACCTGATCGAGACGATGGCATTCGATCCCGTCGGGGGGATCGCGTTGCTCGAACGGCATCTTGAGCGGATGCGGGCCAGCGCCGGGGCGTTCGGGATACCGTTCGACCGGCACGGCGTGCGCAACGAGCTGCAGGCCGCGACCTTCCGGCTGCGTCATCCGGCCAAGGTGCGGCTGCTGCTGTCACCCGAGGGACGACTTGCGATCGGCACCGGACCGATGCCCGGGGCACCGTACGGTCCGGTCACGGTCGCGCTCGCCCGCCGCCAAGTCGCGCCGCGCGACTTTCGCCTGGTCCACAAGACCAGCGACCGCAGCCCCTGGCCGCGTGTCGCGGGGGGCGTGGGAGACGGTATTCGTCGATGA
- a CDS encoding aminotransferase class IV: protein MSRGAWETVFVDDEGYLTEGSFTSLFVPGDDGVLRTPPLARGILPGVLRAELIATGRAVEADLQPEDLRQGFQLGNALRGLVSAVTVAEVEPSDL from the coding sequence GTGTCGCGGGGGGCGTGGGAGACGGTATTCGTCGATGACGAGGGGTATCTGACAGAGGGCAGCTTCACCTCGCTCTTCGTGCCCGGCGACGACGGCGTTCTGCGCACCCCGCCGCTGGCGCGCGGCATCTTGCCCGGCGTGTTGCGCGCCGAGCTGATCGCTACCGGCCGCGCGGTCGAGGCCGATCTGCAGCCCGAGGATTTGCGCCAGGGATTCCAGCTCGGCAACGCGCTGCGCGGACTTGTTTCGGCTGTTACGGTTGCGGAAGTGGAACCCTCCGACCTATAG
- the msrA gene encoding peptide-methionine (S)-S-oxide reductase MsrA yields MLRAVALGLASLGAIGFAHVAGLAPPVFAGGGEKAVPIPASTTDVAPAPGDQVAVLAGGCFWGMEAVFEQVKGVKTVTSGYAGGTRATATYAQVVTERTDHAEAIRITYDPRVVSYATLLRIYFSVAHDPTQLNRQGPDIGPSYRSAIFPQNPGQARVARAYIDQLGKSGVYRARIVTKIESGEYYLAEPEHQDFARRNPNHSYIVRWDKPKVAAFRAAFPSLAR; encoded by the coding sequence ATGCTGCGCGCGGTCGCCCTCGGCCTTGCCAGCTTGGGGGCGATCGGGTTCGCGCATGTGGCGGGCCTGGCTCCCCCCGTGTTCGCCGGCGGCGGCGAAAAGGCCGTCCCGATCCCCGCTTCCACCACCGATGTCGCGCCCGCGCCAGGCGATCAGGTCGCGGTCCTCGCCGGCGGCTGTTTCTGGGGCATGGAGGCGGTGTTCGAGCAGGTGAAGGGCGTGAAGACGGTGACCAGCGGCTATGCCGGTGGTACCCGCGCGACCGCGACCTATGCCCAGGTGGTGACCGAACGCACCGACCATGCCGAGGCGATCCGCATCACGTATGACCCGCGGGTGGTCAGCTATGCGACCTTGCTGCGCATCTATTTCTCGGTCGCGCACGATCCCACTCAGCTCAATCGGCAGGGGCCGGATATCGGCCCAAGCTATCGCTCGGCGATCTTTCCGCAGAACCCGGGACAGGCCCGGGTCGCGCGCGCCTATATCGATCAGCTCGGCAAGAGCGGTGTCTATCGCGCGCGGATCGTGACGAAGATCGAGAGCGGCGAATATTATCTGGCCGAGCCGGAGCACCAGGACTTTGCGCGGCGCAACCCGAACCACAGCTATATCGTCCGTTGGGACAAGCCCAAGGTCGCGGCGTTCCGCGCGGCGTTCCCCAGCCTCGCGCGCTAG
- a CDS encoding DUF1489 family protein: MALHLTKVAFGTTGVDHLRERLALRGLDGPVALTTRYLPKRHEEIAGQGSLFWILKHQLVARSPILGFAEAEGGRTAILLDPALVQVVPQAKRAHQGWRYLEGADAPADLGSGDMASLPPELAGKLAELGF, encoded by the coding sequence ATGGCGCTCCACCTTACCAAAGTCGCGTTCGGGACCACCGGGGTCGACCATCTGCGCGAGCGGCTGGCACTGCGCGGCCTCGACGGCCCGGTCGCGCTGACCACCCGCTATCTGCCAAAGCGGCATGAAGAGATCGCCGGTCAGGGGTCGCTGTTCTGGATCCTCAAGCACCAGTTGGTCGCGCGCTCCCCCATCTTGGGCTTTGCCGAGGCAGAGGGCGGTCGCACCGCGATCCTGCTCGACCCCGCGCTGGTGCAGGTCGTGCCGCAAGCCAAGCGCGCGCATCAGGGCTGGCGCTATCTGGAAGGGGCCGATGCGCCCGCCGATCTGGGCAGCGGCGACATGGCGTCACTTCCGCCCGAACTTGCGGGAAAGCTGGCCGAACTGGGGTTCTAG
- the mgtE gene encoding magnesium transporter: MIDETETTAGTPDSPAHEAHERMSPEFVRTVLDLVESGDVEAAREKVEPLHPADIADLVELTPADQRHALAAAISGLIDGDVLAEMNDWVREALIEALEPHEVADIAAELDTDDAVAIIEDMEEEDQRAVLRALDPDDRAAIEEALSYPEESAGRLMQRELIAVPEHWTVGDVLDFLRGEEELPTDFWEIFVVDPAHHPVGTCALSWILRTPRSVSIADVMKREQTLIPVGMDQEEVALIFQKYALISAAVIDDAGRLVGMITVDDIVHIISEEAGEDALLLSGAGDGDINEPVRDSYIARVRWLIANLFTALVASTIIALFGGAIEQMVALAILMPIVASVGGNAGTQTMAIIVRALATNQLTQSNTMRMVKREIKVALLNGGTIAVLLGLGAAIVFGNPALGGVIAAAMVINILVAGLAGVLVPVALDRMNQDPAVASSVFVTMVTDPMGFLAFLGLAVASGLVGW, translated from the coding sequence ATGATCGACGAGACCGAAACCACGGCCGGTACCCCCGATTCGCCCGCGCACGAGGCGCATGAGCGGATGTCTCCCGAGTTCGTGCGGACCGTCCTCGACCTGGTCGAGTCGGGCGATGTCGAGGCGGCGCGCGAGAAGGTCGAACCGCTTCACCCCGCCGACATTGCCGACCTGGTCGAGCTGACGCCCGCCGACCAGCGCCATGCGCTCGCCGCTGCCATCTCGGGCCTGATCGACGGCGATGTGCTCGCCGAGATGAACGACTGGGTGCGCGAGGCGCTGATCGAGGCGCTCGAGCCGCACGAAGTCGCCGATATCGCCGCCGAACTCGATACCGACGACGCGGTCGCGATCATCGAGGACATGGAGGAAGAGGACCAGCGTGCCGTCCTCCGCGCGCTCGACCCCGACGATCGTGCCGCGATCGAAGAGGCGCTGTCCTACCCCGAGGAATCCGCCGGCCGCCTGATGCAGCGCGAGCTGATCGCGGTACCCGAGCATTGGACGGTCGGCGACGTGCTCGACTTCCTGCGCGGCGAGGAGGAGCTGCCGACCGATTTTTGGGAAATCTTCGTCGTCGACCCGGCGCACCACCCGGTCGGCACCTGCGCGCTGTCGTGGATCCTGCGCACCCCGCGATCGGTGTCGATCGCGGACGTGATGAAGCGCGAACAGACGCTGATCCCGGTCGGCATGGATCAGGAAGAGGTCGCGCTGATCTTTCAGAAATATGCGCTGATCTCCGCCGCGGTAATCGACGATGCCGGACGGCTGGTCGGCATGATCACGGTGGACGACATCGTCCATATCATCTCCGAGGAAGCGGGCGAGGACGCACTGCTGCTGTCGGGCGCGGGCGATGGCGACATCAACGAGCCGGTGCGCGATTCCTATATCGCGCGCGTGCGCTGGCTGATCGCCAATTTGTTCACCGCGCTGGTCGCATCGACCATCATCGCGCTGTTCGGCGGCGCGATCGAGCAGATGGTGGCGCTGGCGATCCTGATGCCGATCGTCGCATCGGTCGGCGGCAATGCGGGGACGCAGACGATGGCGATCATCGTGCGCGCCCTGGCGACCAATCAGCTGACCCAGTCGAACACGATGCGGATGGTCAAGCGCGAGATCAAGGTCGCCCTGCTCAACGGCGGCACGATCGCCGTGCTGCTCGGCCTGGGTGCGGCAATCGTCTTCGGCAATCCGGCGCTGGGCGGCGTAATCGCGGCGGCGATGGTGATCAACATTCTGGTCGCCGGGCTCGCGGGGGTACTGGTCCCGGTCGCGCTCGACCGGATGAACCAGGATCCTGCGGTCGCATCGTCGGTGTTCGTGACGATGGTCACCGATCCGATGGGATTTCTCGCCTTTCTCGGACTCGCCGTCGCATCGGGGCTGGTCGGCTGGTAG
- a CDS encoding peptidylprolyl isomerase, whose amino-acid sequence MSDLPTRLVMTLDSGDVHIQLRPDLAPQHVERIVKLADSGFYDGVVFHRVIDGFMAQGGDPSGTGMGGSKEPNLPAEFSREPHVRGACSMARTNDPNSANSQFFICLDDATFLDGQYTVWGVVTEGMEHVDALPKGEPPRNPGKIVQARSAA is encoded by the coding sequence ATGTCCGATCTTCCGACGCGCCTTGTGATGACGCTCGACAGCGGCGACGTGCACATCCAGCTGCGCCCCGACCTTGCCCCCCAGCATGTCGAGCGGATCGTCAAGCTGGCCGACAGCGGCTTCTATGACGGCGTCGTGTTCCACCGTGTGATCGACGGCTTCATGGCGCAGGGCGGCGACCCCAGCGGCACCGGCATGGGCGGGTCGAAGGAGCCCAACCTTCCCGCCGAATTCAGCCGTGAACCGCATGTCCGCGGCGCATGCTCGATGGCGCGCACCAACGATCCCAACAGCGCGAATTCGCAGTTCTTCATCTGCCTCGACGACGCAACCTTCCTCGACGGCCAGTACACCGTCTGGGGCGTGGTGACCGAAGGCATGGAGCATGTCGACGCACTGCCCAAGGGCGAGCCGCCGCGCAACCCGGGCAAGATCGTCCAGGCGCGCAGCGCAGCCTGA
- a CDS encoding LolA family protein, protein MMFRPLAAVAALTLALPAAAQQGTLAQVQQHLRATQSMTAAFSQTDRTGKTLNGTMTLKKPGKIRFQYEKGVPLLIVADGSSLWFIDYSVRQVQRWPVKDSPLGILMNPDRDAARYAKVVPTGNPDVISVEARDPKRPEYGRITMVFARNASAPGGLMLQGWVALDAQNNRTTVRLSNQRFNAPVSDGAFRWNDPRKTGGRR, encoded by the coding sequence ATGATGTTTCGCCCCCTCGCGGCTGTGGCCGCCCTCACCCTCGCCCTGCCGGCCGCGGCGCAGCAGGGCACGCTGGCGCAGGTGCAGCAGCATCTGCGCGCGACCCAGTCGATGACTGCCGCGTTTAGCCAGACCGATCGGACCGGCAAGACGCTCAACGGCACGATGACGCTCAAGAAGCCGGGCAAGATTCGGTTTCAATATGAAAAGGGCGTCCCGCTGCTGATCGTCGCCGATGGCAGTTCGCTGTGGTTCATCGACTATTCGGTGCGCCAGGTGCAGCGCTGGCCGGTCAAGGATTCGCCGCTCGGCATCCTGATGAATCCCGATCGCGACGCCGCGCGGTACGCCAAGGTTGTTCCGACGGGTAACCCCGATGTGATCAGCGTCGAGGCACGCGATCCCAAGCGGCCCGAATATGGTCGCATCACGATGGTGTTCGCGCGCAACGCGTCGGCACCGGGTGGACTGATGCTTCAGGGCTGGGTCGCGCTCGATGCCCAGAACAACCGCACGACGGTGCGGCTATCGAACCAGCGGTTCAACGCGCCGGTCAGCGACGGAGCGTTCCGCTGGAACGACCCGCGGAAAACCGGCGGTCGTCGCTGA